ACAGAGAAGCCGACGGTGGACCCCGAGGCCGAAAACATCGGCGACAAGGAGCGCGACCAGGCGGCACCGGAAACGGAGGAACAGAAGCCGGTCGAGGTCGACCAGGCTACGTTGCCGAAACCCTCGGATGCTCCGACTCCCGAGACTCCGCCGCGCGAGGAGCCGGTACCCGACCAGGTGGAGCAGGCGGAGCCCGAACCGGTGCCGACGACAGAGGTCGCCGCGCTTCCCACGCCGCCGCAGGAGGTGCAGGCGGATCCGGTGAAGGATGCAATCGAGAAGGCCGAACCGCTGCCCGAGGAGATACAGCCCGAGTCGCGGATACCCGAACAGGTGCCGGTACCGGCACTGCGTCCCGAACGGCCGACTGCGCAGACCGCGCGTACCGACCAGCGCCGCGAGAACGAGCCGCAGCAACGGGCAGAGACGCCGCCGCCCGCGCCGGAAAGCGATTCGACCGAGGACGAGGTGGCTGCACTTCTCAACCAGGAACAGGCTTCCGGCGGCGGTGCCCAGCGCAGCCGCGACCCGGCATCGCTCGGCGGTCAGAGCAACACAGGTGGTTCGGAGCTTACGCAGAGCGAAATGGATGCACTGCGCAGCCAGATACAGGCGTGCTGGAACCCGCCTGCCGCCATAGGCGCCGGCGACCTCAGGGTCTCGGTGAGGTTCAGGCTAGACCCGTCGGGCATGGTCGAGGGAGCTCCCACGATCACGCAGAGTTCCGGCAACCGCGCAGCGGACGAAAGCGCGCGGCGTGCCATCCTGATCTGCGGCCAGCGCGGCTACAAGCTGCCGGCCGAGAAGTATGACGCGTGGCGCGACGTCGTGGTGAATTTCGATCCCAGCGAGATGTTCCGCTGAGCCGGGCTCGCGGAAAGTGCCGGGCAAGGAAAAGCGGATAGAAGGACAAACGCGATGAGACTGCCGATCCTGAGACTGATTGCCTTCGTTACGCTGGCCGCATCGGCGCTGGCGCTAGCCGGAAGGCCGGCGTCCGCGCTGGTCGAAATCGACATCAACCAGGGCAATATCGAGCCGTTGCCGATTGCCATTACCGACTTCATCTCGTCGGACGGGATCGGCGCGGACATCGCCGGCGTGGTGGCGGCGGACCTGAAGCGTTCAGGCCTGTTCGCCCCGGTCGACAAGGGTGCCTTCATCGAGAAGGTGAGCAATCCCGACGTCGCGCCGCGCTTCGAGGATTGGCGCGTGATCAATGCGCAAGCCCTGGTGATCGGTCGCGTGGTGGAAGAGGGGGGCGGGCGACTGCGTGCCGAGTTCCGCCTCTGGGACACCTTCGCCGGCGAGCAAATGCTTGGCGAGCAGTTCTTCACCACGCGCGACAACTGGCGGCGCGTTGCCCATATCATCGCCGACGCGATCTACCAGCGGCTGACCGGTGAGAAGGGCTATTTCGACACGCGAATCGTCTTCGTCTCCGAAAGCGGGCCGCGGGACAACCGCGTCAAGCGGCTGGCGATCATGGACCAGGATGGCGCCAATGTACGCTATCTGACACGGGGTGACGACATCGTGCTGACGCCGCGGTTCTCCCCGACGCGCCAGGAAATCACCTACATGGATTTCGCCGGCGGGCAGCCGAAGGTCTACCTGCTGCAGCTCGAGACCGGGCAGCGCGAACTGGTCGGCGATTTCCCCGGAATGACCTTCAGTCCGCGCTTCTCTCCCGACGGACAGCAGGTGATCATGAGCCTGCAGCAGGGTGGCAATGCCAATATCTATTCCATGGACCTGCGCACGCGGCAGACGACGCGACTGACGGCCTCGAATGCCATCGACACGTCACCATCCTATTCGCCCGACGGTTCGCGCATCGTCTTCGAATCCGACCGGGGTGGCCGCCAGCAGCTCTACGTTATGGGCGCGAACGGCGGGGACGCACAGCGGATTTCCTTCGGCAACGGATCCTATTCGACGCCGGTGTGGTCGCCGCGCGGCGACCTGATTGCCTTTACAAAGCAGTCGGGCGGGCAATTCTCCATCGGCGTGATGCGTCCGGACGGCTCCGGCGAACGCATCCTGACGACGGGGTTCCACAACGAGGGGCCGACCTGGGCGCCGAACGGCCGGGTGCTGATGTTCTTCCGCCAGGCGGCAGGCAGCGGTGGGCCGCAGCTCTACACGATCGATCTGACGGGCCGCAACGAGCAGGCCGTCCCGACGCCGGAATTCGCATCGGACCCGGCCTGGTCGCCACTTCTGGAATAGTCCGCCCGGAAGCCGCCGCATTTGGCGCATAGGCGCGGTAGCTTCGGTCCATGCCGAGATTAAGGTGCGGTTAACCGTCTTTCTTGAATGGCGGTTAAGGACAACAGGGTTACCAAAGACTCAACACTATGGTTCCAATTGCAGGAGATCCGGCCATGCGCCGCACAACCAGTTTTCCGATCAAGCTTGTCGCGGTCTGCCTGATGGCGGGATTCGCCGTGACGGGCTGTGCTTCGAAAAAGCCGCTGCCGAACAATGCCGGGGAACTCGGCCTGAACAGTGCCGCACCGGGCACTGCACAGGACTTCACGGTCAATGTCGGCGACCGCATTTTCTTCGACACCGATTCCGCGGCGATCCGCGCGGATGCGCAACAGACGCTGACCCGGCAGGCGCAGTGGCTGAACCAGTATCCGCAATATGCGATTACCATCGAAGGCCATGCCGACGAGCGCGGCACGCGCGAATACAACATCGCGCTCGGCGCCCGGCGGGCGGCGGCCACACGCGACTTCCTGGTATCGCGCGGCGTGAACGCGGCGCGCATCAAGACGATCTCCTATGGCAAGGAACGCCCGGTGGCGACCTGTGACGACATTTCCTGCTGGTCGCAGAACCGCCGTGCCGTCACTGTGCTCGGCGGACCATCGAGCTGACAACCGGGATATGACGGGAAACGGAAAAAGCGGCCTCGGCCGCTTTTTTGCCGTTTGCGGCAGACAAAGTTTTGTCGAACTTGACGGCTTAGTGATAAATGACGCGAAGGGCCGGGACCTATTCAGGAGTTTTCATTCAAGATGGTTTCATTGCCGAGACTGATTGGCACCATGCTTACGCTGGCCGTGTTCGCCGGCAGCGCACAGGCGGGCGATCCGCGGGCATTGCCCGAGGGAAGCTACCAGGTGGCGCAGGTGACCGATCCGCGCGTCTATGCGCTGGAAGAACAGATGCGCCAGCTCAATGGGCGGATCGAGGAACTGACGTTCCAGATGCTCGAGTTGCAGGAGCAGCTGCGCCGCATGCAGCAGGACTACGAATTCCGGTTTCAGCAACTGGAAGGCGGCACGGCGACGGAGCCGATTGCGCCGACAGACGGCCTGCCCATGGATTCGGGAAGTCTCGAACAGCCGCCGGCGCAATCGAATGTTGCGGATGCTTCCCCCGTGCCGGGAACGCAGATCGGGAACCAAGGTCCCGTACGCGGCACACCGCCGCGCACCCTCGGTACGCTCAAGATAGATGATTCCGGGGCAATCGTCGGCGGCACGGTCGACTTTTCGGAAAACCAGATCAGTTCAGCCATCGACGGACAGGCCGTGGCAAGCCTGCCGCAAAACGCCGATCCGGAACAATTGTACCGCGAAGGCTATCAGCATGTACTCAATGGCGACTATCAGATGGCCGAGGGCATATTCCGCTCCTTCGTGGAGAGTTTTCCCAACGATGCGCTGACAGCCGATGCACGCTTCTGGCTGGCGGAAAGCGTGCGCGGGCAGGGTCGGCTGGAAGAGGCCGTGGAGATATTCATCGCCATTCGGCAGGATTACCCGGACTCGCAAAAGGCCCCCGAGACCCTGCTCAAGATCGGGCAGATCATGTATGATCTTGGCGATCGCGACGTTGCCTGCGTGACGTTCGCCGATGCCGAGAATACCTATCCGCAGATGTCGGAATCCGTGCGCAGCCGCATTCGCGAAGAGCGCGCCAAGGCACAGTGCTGACAGACAGCCGCGCAGCCGAACAGGCAAGGCGCAACCTTTTCTCCATTGCATTACCGACCGACGGCCGGATCGTCATCGCTCTTTCGGGCGGCAGCGATTCCACCGCGCTTCTGGTCCTTGCCCGCGAGGTGTTTTCCGCGCGCGGTGCGCGCGACAGAATGCTGGCGATTACCGTCGATCATGGCCTGCGCTCCGAAGCGGCGGACGAGGCGCGCCGTTGCGGGGAACTGTGCGCCTCGCTCGGAATCGCGCATGCTGTGAGGCGCTGGGAGGGCGAAAAGCCCGCAAAAGCCGTCCAGGCCGCGGCGCGCGAGGCGCGGTACGGGCTGCTCGCCGAGGCGGCGGGAGACGGCATCGTGCTCACCGGGCACACGATGGACGACCAGCTTGAAACCGTGGCGATGCGCCAGGCAAGAGGGGCCGGACGCGGCCTGTCCGGAATCGCACCGGCAACGCTGTACGAGAAACGCACCTGGTTCGTGCGGCCCTTGCTGACTTGCCGGCGGGCGGACCTGCGTGCGCAACTTTCGAAAGAAGGCATGTCCTGGATCGAGGATCCCTCGAACCGAGATACCCGTTTCGAGCGGGTCAGGATTCGCATGGCCATGCGGGAAAACGACACCCTCAGCGATGCGGCGATCCGGGAAAACTTCAATCTGCGCCGCGCGGAATCCGAACAGGCCGCGGCACTGCTGCGCGACGAGCGGAGGTGGCGGTTCGACGCGGACAGCCGTGCCGCCGAACATGTGCCCGGCGATGACGGCGCCGGGCCGGGAACCGGCCTTGCGCTCGCTGTCGTGGCGAGCTGGGTCGGCCAATGTCCGAACCTGCCGGCGCGCGACATCATCGGCCGGATGATCGCGTTCTGCGAAGGTGCCGGCAAGGGGGAACGGCTGACCGTTTCGGGATGCCTGCTGGAGCGCAGGGCCGACCATGTGCGGTTCAGGCGCGAATCGCGCAACAGACGCGAGACCGGATACGGTTACGACCACCTCCTGCCCAGCCCCGATTTCGCGGTGGCGCAGGCCCTTTGCGAGCGTGCCGTGGGGATGTCCTACCCGGTTCCGCCAGTGTCCGGTTACCCTGATTGAACACAATCGCCGCATGCGCGGTCTGTCGCCTTGGCAACGCCCTCCTTCGCACCTATGTTTGGTGACAAGGAATGCCGCATTGCCGATTGCGGCCCAAGAACGAGAAAGCCATGAACCCGAATTACCGCAATTTCGCGCTGTGGGCGATCATCGCACTGATGCTGATCGCGCTGTTCAACATGTTCGACAGCCAGCCGACGACGACGGCCAGCCGCGATGTATCCTACTCGCAGTTCCTGCAGGACGTCTCGTCCGGGCGTGTCAAATCGGTGACGATCTCCGGTGAGCAGATCACCGGCACCTACAGCGACTCCGGAACGACGTTCCAGACCTATTCGCCGGGCGATTCCGATCTCGTCCAGCGGCTGGAGCAGCAAGGCGTGGAAATCCGGGCACGGCCCGAGACCGATGGCTCGAATTCGTTCATCTCATATCTGTTCACCTGGCTGCCGATGATCATCATCCTTGGTGTCTGGATATTCTTCATGCGCCAGATGCAGGGGGGGGGCTCAAGGGCGATGGGCTTCGGCAAGTCGCGGGCCAAGCTTCTTACGGAAGCGCATGGCCGCGTGACTTTCGCGGACGTGGCAGGCGTCGACGAGGCAAAGCAGGACCTCGAGGAGATCGTCGAGTTCCTTCGCGATCCGCAGAAATTCCAGCGGCTCGGCGGCAAGATTCCGCGCGGTGTGCTGCTGGTCGGCCCTCCGGGAACCGGCAAGACGCTTCTTGCGCGTTCCGTCGCGGGCGAAGCGAACGTGCCCTTTTTCACGATTTCGGGTTCCGACTTCGTCGAGATGTTTGTCGGTGTCG
This portion of the Oricola thermophila genome encodes:
- a CDS encoding TonB family protein, with product MRVGLVTSGLLHAVALTWGMLTLSAPESFDVADVESLPVELVSIAELTQIQKGAEEAPKDGPAAPTPTEKPTVDPEAENIGDKERDQAAPETEEQKPVEVDQATLPKPSDAPTPETPPREEPVPDQVEQAEPEPVPTTEVAALPTPPQEVQADPVKDAIEKAEPLPEEIQPESRIPEQVPVPALRPERPTAQTARTDQRRENEPQQRAETPPPAPESDSTEDEVAALLNQEQASGGGAQRSRDPASLGGQSNTGGSELTQSEMDALRSQIQACWNPPAAIGAGDLRVSVRFRLDPSGMVEGAPTITQSSGNRAADESARRAILICGQRGYKLPAEKYDAWRDVVVNFDPSEMFR
- the ybgF gene encoding tol-pal system protein YbgF; protein product: MPRLIGTMLTLAVFAGSAQAGDPRALPEGSYQVAQVTDPRVYALEEQMRQLNGRIEELTFQMLELQEQLRRMQQDYEFRFQQLEGGTATEPIAPTDGLPMDSGSLEQPPAQSNVADASPVPGTQIGNQGPVRGTPPRTLGTLKIDDSGAIVGGTVDFSENQISSAIDGQAVASLPQNADPEQLYREGYQHVLNGDYQMAEGIFRSFVESFPNDALTADARFWLAESVRGQGRLEEAVEIFIAIRQDYPDSQKAPETLLKIGQIMYDLGDRDVACVTFADAENTYPQMSESVRSRIREERAKAQC
- the pal gene encoding peptidoglycan-associated lipoprotein Pal — encoded protein: MRRTTSFPIKLVAVCLMAGFAVTGCASKKPLPNNAGELGLNSAAPGTAQDFTVNVGDRIFFDTDSAAIRADAQQTLTRQAQWLNQYPQYAITIEGHADERGTREYNIALGARRAAATRDFLVSRGVNAARIKTISYGKERPVATCDDISCWSQNRRAVTVLGGPSS
- the tolB gene encoding Tol-Pal system beta propeller repeat protein TolB; this translates as MRLPILRLIAFVTLAASALALAGRPASALVEIDINQGNIEPLPIAITDFISSDGIGADIAGVVAADLKRSGLFAPVDKGAFIEKVSNPDVAPRFEDWRVINAQALVIGRVVEEGGGRLRAEFRLWDTFAGEQMLGEQFFTTRDNWRRVAHIIADAIYQRLTGEKGYFDTRIVFVSESGPRDNRVKRLAIMDQDGANVRYLTRGDDIVLTPRFSPTRQEITYMDFAGGQPKVYLLQLETGQRELVGDFPGMTFSPRFSPDGQQVIMSLQQGGNANIYSMDLRTRQTTRLTASNAIDTSPSYSPDGSRIVFESDRGGRQQLYVMGANGGDAQRISFGNGSYSTPVWSPRGDLIAFTKQSGGQFSIGVMRPDGSGERILTTGFHNEGPTWAPNGRVLMFFRQAAGSGGPQLYTIDLTGRNEQAVPTPEFASDPAWSPLLE
- the tilS gene encoding tRNA lysidine(34) synthetase TilS, coding for MLTDSRAAEQARRNLFSIALPTDGRIVIALSGGSDSTALLVLAREVFSARGARDRMLAITVDHGLRSEAADEARRCGELCASLGIAHAVRRWEGEKPAKAVQAAAREARYGLLAEAAGDGIVLTGHTMDDQLETVAMRQARGAGRGLSGIAPATLYEKRTWFVRPLLTCRRADLRAQLSKEGMSWIEDPSNRDTRFERVRIRMAMRENDTLSDAAIRENFNLRRAESEQAAALLRDERRWRFDADSRAAEHVPGDDGAGPGTGLALAVVASWVGQCPNLPARDIIGRMIAFCEGAGKGERLTVSGCLLERRADHVRFRRESRNRRETGYGYDHLLPSPDFAVAQALCERAVGMSYPVPPVSGYPD